In Nicotiana tabacum cultivar K326 chromosome 17, ASM71507v2, whole genome shotgun sequence, one DNA window encodes the following:
- the LOC142171816 gene encoding uncharacterized protein LOC142171816, with amino-acid sequence MEQYLNRVQVLLFRFREWSVIYISREENVEADALANLGSSTKIKRDDSGVVVQLLHSVLDVDGYCEVNSTNLVWDRRDEFIEYLRHDKLLDNSKTSRAPRTKVVCYYLIDRQLYRRSFQGPLARCLGPAEADYIMGEVHEGVCGNHSVAYLLVFKLM; translated from the coding sequence ATGGAGCAGTACTTAAATAGAGTCCAAGTTTTACTTTTCCGGTTCAGGGAGTGGTCGGTGATCTATATCTCAAGAGAGGAGAACGTAGAGGCTGATGCATTAGCTAACTTGGGTTCTTCAACAAAGATAAAAAGGGATGATTCTGGTGTAGTTGTACAGTTATTGCATTCAGTCCTAGATGTGGATGGTTATTGCGAAGTTAATTCAACAAATCTAGTTTGGGATAGGAGAGATGAATTTATAGAGTATCTAAGACATGACAAATTACTTGATAATTCCAAAACTTCCCGGGCACCCAGAACAAAAGTTGTATGTTATTATCTTATTGATAGACAATTATACCGGAGATCTTTTCAGGGTCCGTTGGCTCGATGCTTAGGACCAGCGGAAGCTGATTATATAATGGGGGAAGTTCATGAGGGAGTTTGTGGCAATCATTCTGTAGCATATTTATTGGTGTTCAAGTTAATGTGA